From Pleurocapsa sp. PCC 7319:
AGTACGCCAATAATCAGACGCTATCTTTGGAGCAATAAAATAACAATTTCCGATGGGCAAGAGCAAACCTTAATTAATGGCAGATATTTGGCTTTGGGACCGCAAATTTTCTTGGACACTCAACCAAGTAGTCCTCCAGTAACTCCTGAAGAAGTTCCTCAGGAAATTGTTGCTTATCTGCAATTATTTCCTTATTATCCTCATATTCCACAAGTTTATGGTCAATTAGATGGTACAGATGCTTGGCTTTTAGATTATGGGACAGTACCCAGCAGTATTCCTGGAAAACTAGATTATCCTCAACAGCTTCTTCCCAAACTGAAATTTTTATGGTCAAGTGCTACGGCTCTTCAGCAACTGAACTGGCTATGGCAATTAGCAAAATTATGGAAACCATTATTTGCTAAGAAAGTAGCTTCTACTTTACTCAATCCAGATTTAATTAGAGTTAACGGTCAGCTAGTGCAAATACTGCAATTACATCCTGACCAAGATCATCAGCCCAGTTTGAGAGAGTTAGGTGGTTTATGGTCGCAGTGGGCAGAAGATGCTCATCCTAGCATTAGAGAAGTGCTCGAACAGCTTGCCGCTCGTCTCAAGGCAGGGCTGATTGATCAAGTTAGTCAGGCGATCGCCATTTTAGATCAAGCTGCTAATCAAACTAGAAAAGCCAGAAAATACTCATATCAAATCTATGCTCTGAGCGACTCCGGCCCGAGCCGTAGTAACAATGAAGATGCTGCTTATCCAGTTCATAGTCAACTAGATAACATTCCTAGCTCGGAGAATTCTTTAGCTATTGTCTGCGATGGAGTGGGCGGACATGATGGTGGAGAAATAGCCTCTCAAGAGACGATTAAGTATCTACGTAGCAAAATATCAAAACTAGCTCTTCAAGACCAAAATCATCGCCCAGGAAAAGTATTGGGAAAATTGACCAAATACATTAATGGGTCAAACGATATCATTAGTCAGCGCAATGATACTGAACAACGTCAGGAAAGACAGCGCATGGGAACTACTCTGGTTATGACTCTCTCCTGTGCTCATGAAATGTATATTGCTCATGTAGGGGATTCTCGTATTTATTGGATTACTCCCAACAGCTGTCACCAAATAACCATTGATGATGACTTGGCATCGCGAGAAGTGCGCCTAGGTTATGCTGTCTATCGAGATTCTTTACAATACCCCTCCGCTGGAGCTTTGATTCAAGCTATAGGTATGCGAGATTCAGCGGCACTTCATCCCAATTTACAGCGTTATCTGATTGATGGTGACTGTATTTTCTTGCTTTGCACAGATGGTCTAAGTGATTTTGATCGTGTGGAACAAAATTGGCGGAGTAAGATCTTACCAGTCTTAGATGGTAATCAAGATCTACCGAGTGCAGTCAAAGAACTAATTAGCATTGCTAATCAACAAAATGGACATGATAATGT
This genomic window contains:
- a CDS encoding PP2C family serine/threonine-protein phosphatase — encoded protein: MPYSEPRIQCSNHQCGASNKLEALVCHRCSTPIIRRYLWSNKITISDGQEQTLINGRYLALGPQIFLDTQPSSPPVTPEEVPQEIVAYLQLFPYYPHIPQVYGQLDGTDAWLLDYGTVPSSIPGKLDYPQQLLPKLKFLWSSATALQQLNWLWQLAKLWKPLFAKKVASTLLNPDLIRVNGQLVQILQLHPDQDHQPSLRELGGLWSQWAEDAHPSIREVLEQLAARLKAGLIDQVSQAIAILDQAANQTRKARKYSYQIYALSDSGPSRSNNEDAAYPVHSQLDNIPSSENSLAIVCDGVGGHDGGEIASQETIKYLRSKISKLALQDQNHRPGKVLGKLTKYINGSNDIISQRNDTEQRQERQRMGTTLVMTLSCAHEMYIAHVGDSRIYWITPNSCHQITIDDDLASREVRLGYAVYRDSLQYPSAGALIQAIGMRDSAALHPNLQRYLIDGDCIFLLCTDGLSDFDRVEQNWRSKILPVLDGNQDLPSAVKELISIANQQNGHDNVTVALVHCQLEPLADASQIKLAWSDVEFAISESSLWSDTNLTNAIVTDSTPTEENSPAETEIPEQPIGEPLIGESLTVKRQPTWLKPLILLLIVSLVAGLVTLFLVQQTIQKQDKSNPTTDTQELELTEPNQSDRSDQ